The sequence CTATCACGCCGGCAGCGTGGTGGTGGATCATATCCAGCGTGACCAGGACGCCATGCAGGGGTTCCAGGACCGCTTCGCCGGGTTCGGCGAGATGTTCGCCCAGGTGTTCCGGAGCGCTGGGGTACCGGCCGCCGTCGGGGAGATTCCCGGGGAGTACTGCCCGGGGGAGTACTCGGTGCACACGTCGCTGCCGCCAGGGCCGGGCGGTGCCGAGCGTGGACCGGTGAAGCTGGCGGGCACGGCGCAGCGCGTCGTCAAAGGGGCCTGGTTGTTCTCGTCATCGATCGTGGTGGAGGATCCCGCGCCGATCCGGGCTGTGCTCGTGGATGTCTACGAGGCACTCGGCCTGGACTGGGATCCGGCGACTGCGGGGGCAGCCACTGACGCAGTTCCGGGACTGGATGTGGAGACGTTCGCGGCCGGGCTGCGCGCGGCCTATCAGCCCGTTGAAGACCGGCCCTGGGCTGATCTGCTCGAGGCGGTTCCGCCCCGGTAGTCCACCCCGCCGTCAGCGCGCTGCGAGACGCCGATGCAACTCGCGCTTCGGCACCGGGGTGAAGCCGGCGTCCAGGTAATGGTCGCGGATCTCCCGTTCCTTGCGGAGGAGGGACCAGCCTCGCTGGAGGAGGAAGGGGACCGGTTTCCGGCGTTCCGCGAGGTCGCGCGCCAACCGGCGGGCCGCCGTCGTGAGCCGTTGCTGGTCGATGTACCAGGCCTGGAAGTCGACACCGAGCCGGGTGAGGATGCGGGGGAGCTCTGCGGCGAAGATGCCCTCCGCGACGATCGGTCCTCCGGCCAATTCGAGGTCCACGTGGCCGGTGATGGATGACGTGGTGATGGAGTAGTCGGGCACGCGGGTGCGGCCGGTCTCCCGGAGTTCGATGATCGCGTCCACGGCGGCGCGTGCATTCCACGTCAGCGGGTCGTCCCAGTCGATCTCACCGTAGGCGGTGCGGGGGAACGAATACTCCGGGTCACCCTTCTGATCCTCGGAGATCTCCCGGTAGAAGGAGTCCAACAGCAGGTGCGGCCGGCCGTAGGTGCGGGCCAGATAGGACTTGCCCGAACCGGAGGCCCCGCCCAACAGGACGAAGCCTCCGGAATGGTGCTCGGATGATGCGGTACTCACAGAGTCGGTGTTCCCGTCAGAGACTGAAGGCGCCTGACGGGAAACCGGTCCGGCGGTCAGTGACCGCGGTCGATCCACTCCTGCAGGTGCGGGGCTTCGGCGCCGATCGTGGTGGAGTCCCCGTGGCCGGTATTGACCGTGGTCTCATCCGGCAGCGTCAGCAGCCGGTCCTTGATCGACTCCACGATGGTACCGAAGTCCGAATAGGACCGCCCCGTGGCACCCGGTCCGCCCTGGAAGAGAGTGTCGCCGGAGAAGACGACGCCCTGGGTTCCGGACTCGCTGACCAGTTCCGGGGAGTGGAAGCAGACCGAGCCGGGGGAGTGCCCCGGGGTGTGCAGTGCGGTGAGCTGGATGCCGGCCACGGTGAACGCCTCGCCGTCGGCGATGGTGCCGTCAGGGGCCTGGTCCGGGTAGACGGTGTCCCACAGCATCCGATCGGCCTCGTGCAGCAGCACGGGGGCGTCCACGAGGGAGCGGAACATCTGGACGGCACGGATGTGGTCGTCGTGCCCATGGGTCAGCAGGATGGCCAGGACCTGGCGTCCGTTGACGGCCTTCTGCACCTCGAGGGCGTCGTGGGCGGGATCGATGACCACGCAGGTCTCGTCGTCGCCGACGATCCACACGTTGTTGTCCACCTCCCAGGTGCCCCCGTCCAGGGAGAAGGTGCCGGAGGTGACGATCTTGTTGATGCGAGCCATCAGAGCACCACCACCGAGCGGAGGACGTCACCGGAGTGCATCTTGGCGAAGGCGGCCTCGATGTCGCCGAGGCCGATGGTCTCGGTGACGAAGGCGTCCAGGTCCAGGCGGCCCAGGTTGTACTGGTCGATCAGCATCTGGAAGTCGCGGGACGGCAGGCAGTCGCCGTACCAGGAAGACTTGAGGGATCCGCCGCGGCCGAAGATATCGGCGAGGGGCAGTTCCAGCTGCATCTCCGGCGTCGGGACGCCGACGAGGACGACGCGGCCGGCGAGGTCGCGGGCGTAGAAGGCCTGCTTGTAGGTCTCGGGGCGGCCGACGGCGTCGATGACGAGATCGGCACCGAATCCTCCGGTGAGGGCCTGGATGGCCTCGACGGCGTCCTGGTCCTGGGAGTTGACCGTGTGGGTGGCTCCGAGCTCAACCGCCTTGTCCAGCTTCCGCTGGTCCAGGTCCACGGCGATGATGGTGGTGGCCCCGGCCAGTTTGGCGCCGGCGATGGCGGCCGTGCCGACACCGCCGCAGCCGATGACGGCCACGGACTCGCCACGCTTGACCTCACCGGTGTTGATGGCGGCGCCGATGCCGGCCATGATGCCGCAGCCGAGCAGCCCGGCAGCAGCGTTCTGCTCGTCAGAGACGCCCTCGACCTTGGTGCACTGGCCGGCTGCGACCAGGGTCTTCTCGGCGAAGGCGCCGATGCCCAAGGCCGGATCGAGTTCGGTGCCGTCCTCGAGCGTCATCTTCTGGGTGGCGTTGTGGGTGTTGAAGCAGTACTGGAGCTGGCCCTTCTTGCAGGCGCGGCACTCTCCGCAGACGGCTCGCCAGTTGAGGATGACCTTGTCACCGACAGCCACGTCCGTGACGCCCTCGCCGATCTGGGAGACGACACCGGTGGCCTCGTGGCCGAGCAGGTAGGGGTAGTTGTCACCGATGCCACCTTGGACGTAGTGCAGGTCGGTGTGGCACACGCCGCAGGTGAGGATGTCGACGACGGCTTCACCCGGACCCGGATCCGGAATGACGATGGTCTCGATGCTGACGGGGGCGTCCTTCGCCGTGGCGACGACCGCCTGGACCTTCTGGGGCACGGTGCTGCTCCTTCCGGGGCCCGCGGTGGGGCAGGGCTCCGACTCGTGGGTGGTTTCAGACCCATCCCATCACATCTGGCGCGGCGTGGGTGGCACGTTCCCTGTGAGACGTATCCGACGGCCCTTGGATTTGCGTTGTGGATATCTGTGACGTGGTTCATGGTGCTTTGTTTAGACTGGTCGGGAATCGGGTAGGCGGGATCTGCCTGGTGCGGAGCGTTGATGAGTGTTGGCAAGCCGTGGGGACGGCGTACTGCCTCGTCTGGGAATGAGTTGGTTTCCGGGTTCGTGGTCGGTGGCCCTGTGGCCCTGAGGGAGGGGTCTGCATGACCGATCCGGTGAATCGTCCTGTTCGACTGGCTGGTCTGGCCGGTGTGGTGGCGGTGGGTTTGGTGTTGGCCGGGTGTTCTGGTGATGGGGGAGAGGGGGCGTCGTCCTCCGCTGCGCCGAGTGCTACAGAGGTCTCGACCGGTTCTGCGTCGCCAACTGGTACTGGATCCGACAGCGCGTCGCCGAGTTCGTCCGCCTCAGGTACGTATGAGCCGGCCACCGAGACGTCGCCGGCCACGAACGTACCGATACCCGAAATGCCCGAAGCGGCAAAGGAGCCGACCGAAGAAGGGCTGGAAGCCGCAGTCGAGTTCTGGTGGGAGGCTGCGTACTACCTGCAACTGACCGGTGAATCCGGACCCTTCGAAGCGATTTCGGCAGAAGAGTGCATTATCTGCCAGGACCAACTCAGCAATTGGAAGGATCTATACGGTTCAGGTGGTTGGTCTACTGGATCTGAGTTCGACATTGAGCGGCTGGTCGTGGACCTCAACGATGACGGCACAGGGACGACCGTCATGGAGGTCATAGAAGGACCGACCCATCAATACCGCTCCTCAGGTGAGGAATACGCATCCGAGGATGCAGATAAGACGTTCCAAACTTCCTGGTCCGGATATGCCACATTCGATGACCCGTCGGGGCATTGGATCATCGAAGAGCTCGTCGTTCAGTCAGACAGCGAAATAGATGGATAACCGAGACACTATGCCTTCAAGGCATCACAAGTGGAGTGTGAGCGGGGTTCTAGCCTTATGCATGACTGTTGCGGTAATCGGAGTCTCTGCAGGGGCCGCCATTGCCGATGACGACCCTCAGGGCAGAGTTCGCGGCGGTGGAATTGATGTTTCGCTCCAAGACGAGCAAAAGCAACGAGTCGAGCAAGTCGTTGATCGACTGATGGATGAGCTGCCGCGGCATTTGGAAACAGGTAGCAATGTCATAGAGCGTGACAGGGTCGATGTCCAAACGCCGTACTGCCTTGGGCTGGACGAAGGGGACGGCAATGGCTACTTGGACTGCTTTCAAATGGAACAAGCGCGCTGCACTGTAGATGGAAGCCAGTACGTAATCAACGCGTTCTACTTGACCAGTGATCCGTCCGTTGTGCACCGATACGGTGTGCCTTATTGCTCGAACCCGATTGACCCCGTGATTTCCGATCCGGCTGCGAACAACGAGGATGCTCCGCCGATGCCGGTGGTGACGTTGGCTGATTTTCGCCGTCTGGATATCGCTCCGTCGGAGATTGAGTCGGACTCTGGTGGCTTCGGGCTGATTCGTGGGAACACGAACTTCTTCGCGACCGAGGAGGATCAGACGTTGAACACCACGATGCTGGGTCAGCAGGTGGCGATTCAGGCGGTGCCGGTGCAGTGGACCTGGGACTACGGGGACGGCTCGGAACAATTGTCGAATCCGTATCCGGGTGGGCCGCAGGTGGAGTTCAACCAGGAGACCACCACCAGTCACGTCTACGAGGACACCGGCCAATACCCGGTGGGGCTGACGACGTCCTACCGGGGCCAGTTCTCGGTCAACGAGGGTCCCTGGATCGCGATCCCGGGCACCGCCGAGGTCCCGAGCGAACCGGTCACCGCGGACATCTGGCGGTCCAAGTCCAAGAACGTCGCCGAGGACTGCCACGAGAACCCCGAGGGTTGGGCCTGCGGCAACCCCTTCGTTGAAGGTTGATCGCCGAAGACTGATCCCCGGCGGTTGACCACGCGGCGAGAGACTGCGGCAGACTGAAGCCATGTGCGGACGGTATGTGATGGCCAGAGCCATTGGTGATCTGGTGGCGGACTCGGGTGCTGACCTCGACGAGGAACTGGTGTTGCCGCCGAATTGGAATGTGGCGCCCACCGATGATGTGGCCGTGGTGCTGGAACGTGCCGTGCCGACGTCGGGCCCCGAGGCCGGAACGCGGCGGGAGATCCACGTGGCCCGGTGGGGACTGATCCCGCCGTGGGCCAAGGACCTGTCCGTCGGTTCGAGGGCGTTCAACGCGCGGTCTGAAACCGTCACGGAGAAGCCGACGTTCCGCTCCGCGGTGAAGGCCCGCCGCTGTGCCGTCCCCGTGGACGGCTACTACGAATGGCTCAAGCCGGACCCGGGCGCGCCCAAGTCCGCGAAGAAGCGTCCCTTCTACGTCCACTCCGCAGACGGCTCGCCGACCTACTTCGCGGGACTCTATGAGTGGTGGAGAGACGAATCCATGCCGGAGGGTGACCCGGGGCGGTGGCTGTTGAGTTGCACCATCCTCACGGGGCCCTCGCCCGGCGCCGCTGACCTCGAATCGGCCCGGAATGACGGTGTGAACCAGGCGGGGCTCGACACCCTGGAGCAGCTGGGTGGATTGCACGACCGGCTCCCGCTGCCCCTGGACCGGGACACCCTGGATGCCTGGTTGGACCCCGTGAAGCTCCCGTCCGCGGAGGCGGCCGAGGCTCTGGTGGCTCAGGTGCGCGAGCAGGCCTATCGGACCGCGTCCGCCTGGACTCTGGATGAGGTGGGCACTGCTGTCGGCAACGTCCGCAACAACGGTCCGGAGCTCATCGAGCCCCTGGAATCCCTCCTCTGACGGCTGGGGTTTCCCGGCTCTAGCCTGCCTCCGTTCCACACCCTCTGGGCCCACGTCAGCCCCGATTTGTGCACCGATCCTGCCCCGGATCCCTATCGTGTCCGGGCTCTGCCCTAGTCTCATTCTTGGTGTTAGAACACGTGTTCGAATACCATGGTGGGGGTGCGGCCGGTCCTTCCCGTCGGCCGTTTCACTTCCCACCGCCCCACCGGACAGCCCCGGTTTCGGGCCCGCCGTTCCTTCCCAGACGGCAGGGCACGACGCCGGCCCGGGCTGCTCCCGGACGAACCCGCCGGCCACGTGCCGGAGGGCGGAAAACGGCATGAGAAGTCACGACGAGAACAGGGCAGGAATCACGTCCCATGGGAATCTTCACTCAATCGGTCGCCGTTGGATGCACCACGGCAGGGGCCCCGGAGCGCCTGGAGTGGAACGGTCGGATCTACGTACTGGCGGCCGAGCCGGTGCGCTGGTACGAGCGGCGCAAGTGGTGGACCGAGGAGCGCCGGGCCGAGCGGGGCCGCGGTGCCGGTTTGGTGGACCACGAGGTCTGGCGGGTCCAGGTGCGCCTGGAGAAGGCGCGCAACGCACCATTGCTGACCTTGGACCTCTCCCACCATGTCGACTCCGGCCGCTGGCGGTTGGTCCGCGTCCATGACGGTGCCGCGGTGCGCCTCAAGGAGAGTGCTTGATGGGCGCCGCCCCGGGCTTTCCGCATCTGCACGTGGCCAGTGCCTTCAGCTCCCATTACGGGGTGTCCTGGCCCGCTGAGCTGGCCGCAGCCGCCGCCGCGGACGGCGCGGAGGTACTGGCCTGCACGGACCGGGACGGGCTCTACGGCACGGCCAAGCATGTCAGTGCCTGCCTGGAGCAGGGGCTGGCCCCGGTGATCGGGGTGGACCTCGCGGTGGCCTGGGGCAAGCAACGGGCGAATCCCGCTGGCCGAGTGGTCGTGCTGGCCCGAGGCGGTACGCAGGGCACGGGGTACCGAGCGCTGGTCCGGCTCATCTCGGCAGCGCATGCCCACACCACGGGTGGCTCTGCGGGGGGAACGCCGTATGTCACGATGGCCGAACTGGCCGAGTGGTCCGCCGGCAGGCACCACGGTGCCCCGCCGGAACTGTTCGTGCTGCTGGGGCCGGGATCCGACGTCGGGCGGCTGATGGCCGCGCGCAAGTACACGGCCGGCCGGGCGCTGCTGCGTCAGTGGAAGGCCGCACTGCCCGCCGGATCCCTGCGGGTGGAGGTGGTCTGCCATCTCTCTGCGCCGGGGGAGAAACTGTCAGCCGCCCACGCCGTGAAGATGCTGCGCGCCGCCCGGGAGACCAAGGTTCCGGCGGTGCTGACCAACGCGGTGCGCTATGCGACGCCGGACGGAGCCGCCACCGCGGACGTCCTGGACGCCGCCCGGGCCCTGAGCTCCCTTGAAGCCCTCACCGACCTGCAGCCCAACGGGCAGGGCTGGCTGAAGCCCGCGGGGTCCATGCACCAGATCGCCCTGGAGATCTGCGAGGCGGCGGGATCCGGGACGGAGGGGCGGGCCGGCGGCAGCGCCGAAGGGGTCACGGCCCTGCTGGATGACACCCATGCCCTGGCCGATGCCTGCCGGATGGACCCCGGTCCGGACCTGGGCTGGAGGCGGCCCACCGTGCCGGAGGCCTCGGTCATCGGGATCACTGGGGACCCGGTCAACGAACTGTGGAACCGCACTCTCGGCGGGGTTTCCGACCGCTTTCCGGGCCTCTATACCGGGACCCGTTTTGCGTCGTCGGCGGCAGGCCAGGACCTGGAGAAGCGGTTGGAGCATGAGCTGGGCATCATCAACCGGCTCGGCTTCGCCAGCTACTTCCTGACCGTGGCCGAGGTGGTGGAGATGATCGAGAAGATGGGGGTGCGGGTCTCGGCGCGCGGATCCGGGGCCTCGTCGCTGGTCAATTACCTGTTGCGGATCTCCAACGTGGACCCCATGCAGCATGAGCTGATCTTCGAACGCTTCCTCTCCAACGACCGCTCGACCCTGCCGGACATCGATATCGATGTGGAATCGGCCCGCCGTCACGACGTCTACCATGCGATGTTTGAGCGTTTCGGGGCTGAACGCACCACGCTCATGAGCATGCAGAACGGTTACCGCGCGCGAGGAGCGGTGCGTGACGCCGGGATGGCGCTCGGCATGGAACCGGGGCAGGTGGATACGATCGCCAAGCAACTGTGGCGGTTCTCGGCGTCGAGCTTCCGTGAGGCCATGGACCGGATGCCGGAGTTGCGCGGTTTCGCGGAGCAGGTCGAATCAGGCCGGGCCGCCGGACAGGAGCAATTGGATCTGCTGGTGGACCTCACCGAGCGACTGGACCGGCTGCCGCGGCACATCGCCATGCACCCGTGCGGGGTGATCCTCGGAGACGCCACCCTGCTGGACCGGACGCCGCTGCAGCCCTCCGGGATCGACCTGCCGATGAGTCAGTTCGATAAGCACGATATGGATCCCATGGGCATGCTCAAGCTCGACGTGCTCGGTGTGAGGATGCAGTCGACCATCGCCTACACGCTGGCCGAGATCGAGCGGACCACGGGGAGGACGGTGGACCTCGAGCAGGTGCCTTTCGATGACGAGTCGACCTTCGAACTGATCCGGACCACGCACACCCTGGGCATCTTCCAGATCGAGTCACCGGGACAACGTGAGTTGATAGGGAAGATGGCGCCCGTGGAATTCAACGACCTGACCATCGACATCTCGCTGTTCCGGCCCGGACCCATGCAGTCGGACATGGTGCGGCCCTTCCTCGAGCAGCGCCACGGTTTCTCTCAGGCGCGGTATCCCCACCCGGACCTGGAACCCGTGCTGGCCGAGACCCACGGCGTGACGGTGTTCCACGAACAGGTGCTGCGGACCTTTCACACCATGACGGACTGCGGGCTCGCGAAGGCCGATGAGTTCCGCCGTCAGATCGGCGGGCCACAGGAGCACGTGGTGGAGGAGTTCTTCCGGTCGACGGCACTGGCGAAGGGCTATCCACCGAAGGTCGTCGACGAGGTCTGGGGGACCCTGCATGCCTTCGGCTCCTTCGGCTTCTGCAAGGCCCACGGTGCCGCGTTCGCCGTTCCCACCTACCACTCGGCGTGGCTCAAGACCCACCACCCCGAGGCGTTCCTGGCCGGGATCTTCGAACACGATCCCGGTATGTACCCCCGCCGACTGATGATCGCCGAGGCCCGCCGCATGGGCATCCCGGTGCTGCCCGTGGACATCAATGCCTCCACCGATCGGTTCAAGCTCGAGTGGGTGCCCAGCCACCCGGAGATTCCCGACGCCGGCGCCGCGCCCTTCTCGGAGAACGCGCCGGCCGCTGGGAGCCAGCCGGCCGGCGTCGGGCCGGGGAACACCGCCGCGGGGCGCTGGGGGATCCGGCTCGCACTGAACGCGTTGTCCGGGCTGAGCGAGACGGAGATCAAGAGGATCGTGGCGGGGCAGCCCTATGCCTCGCTGGCCGATGTGCGGGACCGGGCCCGTCCGACCCGGAGGAACCTCGAGCGACTGGCCCAACTCGGTGCACTGGATTGCCTCCTTCCGCCGGGCGGGGCGTCACGCACGGACCTGGTGCACCATCTGGAACTGCAGCATGGCGGGCAGGCGGAAGGGCTGTCGGGGCGGAGGAAGCGGTCCGGGGAGCGCCAGGTCGACGGTCAGCTCTCCCTGGAGCTGCCCGATACCGAGGCTGCGGCGATCGTGCCGATGTTCCCGGAGCCCAGTCGGGACCAACGGGTGCGGACCGAGCTTGATCTGACCGCCATGGATACGACCGCCCACTTGATGGAGTCGCACCGGCCGTACCTGGAGGCGCTCGGGGTGACGGCGGCGGAAGACCTGCTCGGATTGCGGTCACAATCGCGGGTGCTGGTGGCCGGGGTGCGGGTGGCGACGCAGACCCCGCCCATGCGCAGCGGCAAACGCGTGGTGTTCATCTCCGTGGACGATGGGACGGGCTGTGTGGACGCATCGTTCTTCACAGAAGCCCAGCATGAGACCGGTGAGATGCTGTTCTCTGCCCGGTTGATGCTGATCGAGGGCACGACGCGTCGGACCGGCCCCAAGGCCATCAGCCTGCAGGCCATTCGTGCCTGGGACCTGCACCGGCCCGACGCCCTGCCCGATCCGGATTATCTGGACGGCACGCGGGACGAATGGCGTGCCTGGCTGCGCCGGGACCGGAATCGGGCGAGTGCGCCACCTGCTCCGGTGCCGTGGGGTCCAGCTGCCTCGTCAGCCGCCCAACAGCAGGAGACCGGTGGCTCGCGCCAGGTGGTGGGTGCCAACGCGCGGCTTCCCGACATCCCGCACCATGACACCGGCTCCTGGCCGGTCAAGGTGCGCGGACCGGTGGGGGTTCCGGAGGGGGCCTCGGCGACAGGAGGAAACCGTTCTGCCTCCGCTGGCGCGTTTTCGCGGGCAGGTGTCAGATCCATCCATCGACCGGTCCCCGTGCCACATCCGGAGACCTGGGAGCTGTTGCCGACCCCCGGCGACATCGTCTGAGCTACCTGCCCTCCGCGGGTGTCAGGACGTGCGACGATCGGACCATGACGAGCACATTCACGGTGGTGACTCCTTCGTCGCACGCAGCCGAGAGGCTCTTCGATCTCTCCCTGAGTATCGATGAGCATCTCGGATCGATGGCCGACTCCGGCGAACAGGCCATCGATGGCGTGACCTCGGGGGGGACGTCGCCCCTCTTCGGCCGCCTGGCCGAAAGGCTGATCCTGGTGCCCTACCTCCGCCGGCTGATCCGGCAGCGCAACCGGCATCTACTAGCCGTTCTCGACGCCGCGGCAACGGCTCAACGCCAGAAGAAGTGATGCTCCATCCCACTGGGGCTCAGGACCCTCTCATGATGGAAACGGTCCTCGAAGTCCGTCGGACTGGACCACAGCCGCAGTCCTGAACCGATGTCATGGGGTGCGACGGCGATGTGCAGATCATCCACGAGGCCCGCTTCGAGGAACTCCAGCACCGTCGTGACACCACCACCGAGGCGGACATCCCTGCCTTGGGCGGCGTCCATGGCGATCTTCAGCGCCTCGGACGGGCTGGCATCGAGGAAGTGGAACGTCGTGTCGCTGAGCGAGAAGGACGGGCGCAGGTGGTGCGTCAGCACGAACACCGGGGTGCGGAACGGCGGATCATCACCCCACCAGCCCTTCCAGTCCTCGTTCGTCCAGGGGCCCCGGAACGGACTGAACTTGTGACTGCCCATGATCTCGGCGCCGATGTTGTGGGTGAAGTCGCGGACGATGTGGTCGTCCACGCCCCGGGAGCCGCCGGGATCCGTCCGATTGGGCCAGCTGTCGGTGGCCCCCGCCCACCGGGTCAGGGGGCCCGGGTCCACGTGGCCGAAGGGGCGTTCCAGGCTCTGGTCTTCCCCTGCGGCGATGCCGTCCCGCGAGACGAAGAAATTCTGGACCCTGAGTCGTTGAGGCCTGCGCCTGTGAAGCGGCTCGCCGGTGGGGGAATCTGTCGTGGAAGGCATAGGTACATCCCGGTTCTGGGCTGTGTGGTCAGCGGTCGGACGCTGGTGGTTGCCCTGAGTGTAGAAACGCACGACGCCGGATGGCCAGATCCGCGGTGCGTGCCCCTTCCTGCACAGGCAGCCGGAGGGAGGAAGACGTCCACATTCTGCGGTGGTGGTGTTTATCGTGTCCCAGCATCATGATCGAATATATGTACTAGAAGGCCGGGTCGGTGAGGACAGGTTAGACAGGGAAGGAGCACCCGAGATGGAGAAGGACGAGCTGGCAGAGTTGGACCTGCCCGAGCTGCTGGTGGCCTCCCGTCTTCTCCTGGAAGAGCTGGCGTCACGGGTGTCGGATCCTCGACTGCCGGACGCCATCGACCGCTTCCCGGACGGACCGGAACGTGATCGTTCCGAGGAGTGGGGTCTGTATGCCCATGCGGACAGGGTGCTCGACGAGAGGGCCGATGCGGACCCGAACGAGTTGCTGAGTGGCACGTCCCTGAACGATGAGTCTCTGAGCGGCGATTCCCTGAACGACGAGACCCTGGGCGCACCGGCGGAAGCTGTGCCGGCGGGATGTCTGCCTGTCGTGTTGTCCCGAGTCGAGGAGCTCGGCCGATGGGTGGACGCGGCTCGAACGGGATTGGCGGGACATGTGGACCACGTCTTCGAGGAGCATGTGACCCGTCGCGGCCTGTTGGGGATCCCGGAGGGTAAGTGTGCCTACCGCAACGGGGCGGACTACTTGCAACAGGTCCTGCGCATCCCCCGTCATGAGGCGAAGAAACGTGTCCGACGCGCTGCCTGTGTCATGCCGCAGTTGTCCCAGGACCGAGTCCAGGTGATTCCACCTGAAATGACCGCACTGGCCGGCACTGTGACCTCTGCTCAAGCCGACCTCGTCGCGGTGGACACGGTGGCGGATGCCCTCACATCTGCACGTGCCGACGCGGGCCGGGCCGGAGCGCCGAAGGACCACATCGACCTCTTGATCGCTGAGGGGGAACGGGTGCTGGCGGCCCAGGCGCAGGAGATGGATCCGGACGCCGTACGGAAGGTGTGCGCGTAC comes from Citricoccus muralis and encodes:
- a CDS encoding lipoate--protein ligase family protein; this translates as MVQPSARHAAPPVVLQWTRQGPSLGPAEDLDYGITLLRAAQNGLITSPMVRLYRPAPTVAFGQRDARLSGFARAQQACRAHGFAPVVRRAGGRAAAYHAGSVVVDHIQRDQDAMQGFQDRFAGFGEMFAQVFRSAGVPAAVGEIPGEYCPGEYSVHTSLPPGPGGAERGPVKLAGTAQRVVKGAWLFSSSIVVEDPAPIRAVLVDVYEALGLDWDPATAGAATDAVPGLDVETFAAGLRAAYQPVEDRPWADLLEAVPPR
- a CDS encoding uridine kinase, producing MSTASSEHHSGGFVLLGGASGSGKSYLARTYGRPHLLLDSFYREISEDQKGDPEYSFPRTAYGEIDWDDPLTWNARAAVDAIIELRETGRTRVPDYSITTSSITGHVDLELAGGPIVAEGIFAAELPRILTRLGVDFQAWYIDQQRLTTAARRLARDLAERRKPVPFLLQRGWSLLRKEREIRDHYLDAGFTPVPKRELHRRLAAR
- a CDS encoding MBL fold metallo-hydrolase, with protein sequence MARINKIVTSGTFSLDGGTWEVDNNVWIVGDDETCVVIDPAHDALEVQKAVNGRQVLAILLTHGHDDHIRAVQMFRSLVDAPVLLHEADRMLWDTVYPDQAPDGTIADGEAFTVAGIQLTALHTPGHSPGSVCFHSPELVSESGTQGVVFSGDTLFQGGPGATGRSYSDFGTIVESIKDRLLTLPDETTVNTGHGDSTTIGAEAPHLQEWIDRGH
- a CDS encoding S-(hydroxymethyl)mycothiol dehydrogenase, which gives rise to MPQKVQAVVATAKDAPVSIETIVIPDPGPGEAVVDILTCGVCHTDLHYVQGGIGDNYPYLLGHEATGVVSQIGEGVTDVAVGDKVILNWRAVCGECRACKKGQLQYCFNTHNATQKMTLEDGTELDPALGIGAFAEKTLVAAGQCTKVEGVSDEQNAAAGLLGCGIMAGIGAAINTGEVKRGESVAVIGCGGVGTAAIAGAKLAGATTIIAVDLDQRKLDKAVELGATHTVNSQDQDAVEAIQALTGGFGADLVIDAVGRPETYKQAFYARDLAGRVVLVGVPTPEMQLELPLADIFGRGGSLKSSWYGDCLPSRDFQMLIDQYNLGRLDLDAFVTETIGLGDIEAAFAKMHSGDVLRSVVVL
- a CDS encoding DUF6318 family protein, which translates into the protein MTDPVNRPVRLAGLAGVVAVGLVLAGCSGDGGEGASSSAAPSATEVSTGSASPTGTGSDSASPSSSASGTYEPATETSPATNVPIPEMPEAAKEPTEEGLEAAVEFWWEAAYYLQLTGESGPFEAISAEECIICQDQLSNWKDLYGSGGWSTGSEFDIERLVVDLNDDGTGTTVMEVIEGPTHQYRSSGEEYASEDADKTFQTSWSGYATFDDPSGHWIIEELVVQSDSEIDG
- a CDS encoding PKD domain-containing protein, which translates into the protein MTVAVIGVSAGAAIADDDPQGRVRGGGIDVSLQDEQKQRVEQVVDRLMDELPRHLETGSNVIERDRVDVQTPYCLGLDEGDGNGYLDCFQMEQARCTVDGSQYVINAFYLTSDPSVVHRYGVPYCSNPIDPVISDPAANNEDAPPMPVVTLADFRRLDIAPSEIESDSGGFGLIRGNTNFFATEEDQTLNTTMLGQQVAIQAVPVQWTWDYGDGSEQLSNPYPGGPQVEFNQETTTSHVYEDTGQYPVGLTTSYRGQFSVNEGPWIAIPGTAEVPSEPVTADIWRSKSKNVAEDCHENPEGWACGNPFVEG
- a CDS encoding SOS response-associated peptidase produces the protein MCGRYVMARAIGDLVADSGADLDEELVLPPNWNVAPTDDVAVVLERAVPTSGPEAGTRREIHVARWGLIPPWAKDLSVGSRAFNARSETVTEKPTFRSAVKARRCAVPVDGYYEWLKPDPGAPKSAKKRPFYVHSADGSPTYFAGLYEWWRDESMPEGDPGRWLLSCTILTGPSPGAADLESARNDGVNQAGLDTLEQLGGLHDRLPLPLDRDTLDAWLDPVKLPSAEAAEALVAQVREQAYRTASAWTLDEVGTAVGNVRNNGPELIEPLESLL
- a CDS encoding DUF6504 family protein, encoding MGIFTQSVAVGCTTAGAPERLEWNGRIYVLAAEPVRWYERRKWWTEERRAERGRGAGLVDHEVWRVQVRLEKARNAPLLTLDLSHHVDSGRWRLVRVHDGAAVRLKESA